From one Lotus japonicus ecotype B-129 chromosome 3, LjGifu_v1.2 genomic stretch:
- the LOC130749820 gene encoding nicotianamine synthase-like, which translates to MASFQNFNFEAQIPSELLISQIMQLHAAISKLESLKPSKQVNTLFTHLVKLCTLPSSIDIEALPHQVQIMRESLIGLCGRAEGLLELEFSTFINNTPNPLNNLTLFPYYGNYVKLANLENKILKDNGVMHAKKVAFIGSGPMPLTSIIMATHHMESTHFDNFDIDEKANEAARKIVASDGVLEKRMKFETRDIMDLRERLGEYDCIFLAALVGMSRVEKVKIMGHIRKYMKEGGVLLVRSAKGARAFLYPVIKEHDMVDFEVLTIFHPTNDVINSVVLLRKPEA; encoded by the coding sequence ATGGCTTCTTTCCAAAACTTCAACTTCGAAGCCCAAATTCCATCAGAGCTCCTGATATCTCAGATCATGCAACTTCACGCAGCAATCTCCAAGCTTGAATCTCTCAAGCCTTCTAAGCAAGTCAACACCCTCTTCACTCACCTAGTGAAACTCTGCACCCTCCCTTCATCCATTGACATTGAAGCCTTGCCCCATCAAGTACAAATCATGCGTGAGAGCCTCATTGGCCTCTGTGGCCGCGCCGAAGGGCTTCTAgaacttgaattctcaacattcATTAACAACACACCAAACCCTTTGAACAATTTAACCCTCTTCCCTTACTATGGGAACTATGTCAAACTAGCAAACTTGGAGAACAAAATCCTCAAAGATAATGGGGTTATGCATGCAAAGAAGGTAGCATTTATTGGGTCTGGTCCAATGCCACTCACTTCAATCATCATGGCAACTCATCACATGGAATCAACTCACTTTGATAACTTTGACATTGATGAGAAGGCGAACGAGGCGGCTCGCAAGATCGTTGCTTCGGACGGGGTGCTTGAGAAGAGGATGAAGTTTGAGACACGAGACATCATGGACTTGAGGGAGAGATTGGGGGAATATGATTGCATCTTTTTGGCTGCACTTGTGGGTATGAGCAGGGTAGAGAAAGTGAAGATCATGGGACACATTAGAAAGTATATGAAGGAGGGAGGTGTTTTGCTTGTGAGAAGTGCAAAAGGGGCTAGAGCTTTCTTGTACCCGGTTATTAAGGAGCATGATATGGTGGATTTTGAGGTGCTTACCATCTTTCATCCCACAAACGATGTGATCAACTCAGTTGTCCTTCTTCGCAAGCCTGAAGCTTAG